Proteins encoded together in one Schumannella luteola window:
- a CDS encoding GDSL-type esterase/lipase family protein, whose product MTEQPHPARPLSDLARDLIHGVAEFEPTARGVRLHRLPASARRFADPQLLAMEAQPSGARLATVTSASWIELVVHPSFVAYRGADRPRGRVDVVIDGARATSAELAGGDALEVEIATGSATPVPGESHTLRFELPEGEHVVELWLPFNEGIELVDVRADAPLAPAPASGPLWVHHGSSISHGSNAAEPTGVWPVVAARRAGVELRSLGFGGSALVDPFMARVIRDAPADAISMKLGINTVNLDGMRLRTFVPAVHGFLDTIREGQPDTPLLLVSPIFCGIHEDTPGPCLIDPATLGGGQVRFLASGDPAEVARGALTLRVIRDALREIVEQRADDANLAYLDGLELYSEADAERLPLPDALHPGPEAHALIGERFAERAFGPGGALAAAF is encoded by the coding sequence ATGACCGAGCAGCCCCACCCCGCCCGCCCGCTCTCCGATCTCGCCCGCGACCTCATCCACGGCGTCGCCGAGTTCGAGCCGACCGCTCGCGGCGTGCGCCTGCACCGGCTGCCGGCGAGCGCACGCCGTTTCGCCGATCCGCAGCTGCTCGCGATGGAGGCGCAGCCCTCCGGAGCGCGGCTCGCGACCGTCACGAGCGCGAGCTGGATCGAGCTGGTGGTGCACCCGAGCTTCGTCGCCTACCGCGGCGCCGACCGTCCGCGCGGGCGGGTGGATGTCGTGATCGACGGCGCGCGGGCCACGAGCGCCGAGCTCGCCGGCGGCGATGCGCTCGAGGTCGAGATCGCGACCGGATCGGCGACGCCCGTGCCGGGGGAGTCGCACACCCTGCGCTTCGAGCTGCCGGAGGGCGAGCACGTGGTCGAGCTCTGGCTGCCGTTCAACGAGGGCATCGAGCTGGTGGATGTGCGGGCGGATGCTCCGCTCGCGCCGGCGCCCGCATCCGGCCCGCTCTGGGTGCACCACGGCAGCTCGATCAGCCACGGGTCGAATGCGGCCGAGCCGACGGGCGTCTGGCCGGTCGTCGCGGCCCGGCGCGCGGGCGTGGAACTCCGCAGTCTCGGCTTCGGCGGCAGCGCGCTGGTCGACCCGTTCATGGCCCGGGTGATCCGCGATGCCCCCGCCGACGCGATCAGCATGAAGCTCGGCATCAACACGGTGAACCTCGACGGGATGCGGCTGCGCACCTTCGTGCCGGCCGTGCACGGGTTCCTCGACACGATCCGCGAGGGGCAGCCCGACACCCCGCTGCTGCTGGTGTCGCCGATCTTCTGCGGCATCCACGAAGACACTCCGGGGCCGTGCCTCATCGATCCGGCGACGCTCGGCGGCGGGCAGGTGAGGTTCCTCGCGAGCGGCGATCCGGCCGAGGTCGCGCGCGGGGCGCTGACGCTGCGGGTGATCCGGGATGCGCTGCGTGAGATCGTCGAGCAGCGCGCCGACGACGCGAACCTGGCCTACCTCGACGGGCTCGAGCTCTACAGCGAGGCGGATGCGGAGCGGCTGCCGCTGCCGGATGCCCTGCACCCGGGGCCCGAGGCGCACGCGCTGATCGGCGAGCGCTTCGCCGAGCGCGCCTTCGGCCCGGGCGGGGCGCTCGCCGCGGCGTTCTGA
- a CDS encoding TetR family transcriptional regulator translates to MANEVRDRSREILRAEFADAAATFCAEHGFDEVTVDEIAHGIGISRATFFRYFASKEDAVVSASRGSAGAYARRVAETPVEPGMTAWQLLRAAAESMVAASEERGDVTRARIRMITDVPALKGRLAWERRNEQSSLADALRERLGDDRTARALAAAAVSAADLAWQEWARTPRSKLSPLLDAYFAAFSGLAEITLD, encoded by the coding sequence ATGGCCAACGAGGTACGCGATCGCAGCCGCGAGATCCTCCGCGCCGAGTTCGCCGACGCCGCGGCCACGTTCTGCGCCGAGCACGGCTTCGACGAGGTGACGGTCGACGAGATCGCGCACGGCATCGGCATCTCGCGCGCGACCTTCTTCCGCTACTTCGCGTCGAAAGAGGATGCGGTGGTCTCCGCCAGCCGCGGCTCGGCCGGCGCCTACGCCCGACGCGTCGCCGAGACCCCCGTCGAGCCCGGCATGACCGCGTGGCAGCTGCTGCGCGCCGCGGCCGAGTCGATGGTCGCCGCGTCGGAGGAACGCGGTGACGTGACCCGCGCGCGCATCCGCATGATCACCGACGTGCCCGCGCTCAAGGGCCGCCTCGCCTGGGAGCGCCGCAACGAGCAGTCGAGCCTCGCCGATGCGCTGCGCGAGCGACTCGGCGACGACCGCACCGCCCGGGCCCTCGCCGCGGCCGCCGTCTCGGCCGCCGACCTCGCCTGGCAGGAGTGGGCGCGCACGCCGCGCTCGAAGCTCAGTCCGCTGCTCGACGCCTACTTCGCCGCGTTCAGCGGGCTGGCGGAGATCACGCTCGACTGA
- a CDS encoding response regulator transcription factor, whose product MVVLVDDEQLLRSALATLLPLEGRIEVVAQAEDGRGAIEAVRNHRPDVLAIDLEMPGMDGLEAVEAIVAERPQQSILMLTRHARPGVLRRALKLGVRGFLSKSAEPAEIAEVVRTLHGGGRWIAHEVLEASVVDDCPLTDRELDALRETREGYSVAVIARRLHLAGGTVRNYLSSAMQKTGTSTRHDAARFARDRGWL is encoded by the coding sequence ATGGTCGTGCTCGTCGACGACGAGCAGCTGCTGCGCTCGGCGCTGGCCACGCTGCTCCCGCTCGAGGGGCGCATCGAGGTGGTGGCGCAGGCCGAGGACGGCCGCGGTGCGATCGAGGCCGTGCGGAACCACCGGCCCGACGTGCTCGCGATCGATCTCGAGATGCCCGGCATGGACGGTCTCGAGGCCGTCGAGGCGATCGTCGCCGAGCGACCGCAGCAGAGCATCCTCATGCTCACCCGGCACGCGCGCCCGGGCGTGCTGCGGCGCGCGCTCAAGCTCGGCGTGCGCGGCTTCCTGAGCAAGTCGGCCGAGCCCGCCGAGATCGCCGAGGTCGTGCGCACCCTGCACGGCGGCGGACGCTGGATCGCCCACGAGGTGCTCGAAGCCTCGGTCGTCGACGACTGCCCGCTGACCGATCGCGAGCTGGATGCGCTGCGCGAGACCCGCGAGGGCTACTCCGTCGCGGTCATCGCCCGACGGCTGCACTTGGCCGGCGGCACCGTGCGCAACTACCTGTCGAGCGCGATGCAGAAGACCGGCACCTCGACCCGCCACGACGCGGCGCGGTTCGCCCGCGACCGCGGCTGGCTGTGA
- a CDS encoding MFS transporter: MTQTPTQDIPLAAADGGGADGGAGASARQRHPGAILAVLAFAGLGASFMQTILIPIQGELPRLLNTTSDNTAWVITATLVAAAVCTPVAGRLGDMFGKRRVAMALLLLQAIGAIVAALSNDVGTMIVARVLQGMAAGVIPLGISILRDVLPPRKLGSGIALVSATLGVGGALGLPLSAVVAENLDWHALFWVAAGIALLAFAAYAAFVPASAQRTPGRIDVVGIIGLALGLVGVLIAVSRGGEWGWGDARTLTLLIGGVVVLLIWGVIELRVKDPLVDLRVSVRGPVLLTNLASVAMGFALFASNVVLPQLLELPRATGIGLGLTLTVAALILAPSGLAMMAMSPVAGRVERRWGPKPLLIVGAAVLALAYGLALLFHAEAWQILLVNIVLGVGVGMGYAAMPALIMQAVPAHETGAANGLNALMRSLGTSIASAVAGAILAQSVTTVGGVTGPSEGGFLLTLVLGLGAAVVCVIVAAFIPRPRADQKGSIELG, encoded by the coding sequence ATGACCCAGACCCCGACCCAGGACATCCCCCTGGCCGCCGCCGACGGCGGCGGAGCGGACGGAGGCGCAGGTGCGAGCGCGCGTCAGCGCCACCCGGGCGCGATCCTCGCCGTGCTCGCTTTCGCGGGCCTCGGGGCGTCGTTCATGCAGACGATCCTCATCCCGATCCAGGGCGAGCTGCCGCGCCTGCTGAACACCACGAGCGACAACACGGCGTGGGTCATCACGGCCACGCTCGTCGCGGCCGCGGTCTGCACGCCGGTCGCCGGACGCCTCGGTGACATGTTCGGCAAGCGCCGCGTCGCGATGGCGCTCCTGCTGCTGCAGGCGATCGGCGCGATCGTCGCCGCGCTCTCGAACGACGTCGGCACCATGATCGTCGCCCGCGTGCTGCAGGGCATGGCGGCCGGCGTCATCCCGCTCGGCATCTCGATCCTGCGCGACGTGCTGCCGCCGCGGAAGCTCGGCTCGGGTATCGCCCTGGTCAGCGCCACGCTCGGCGTGGGCGGCGCGCTCGGTCTTCCGCTCAGCGCGGTCGTCGCCGAGAACCTCGACTGGCACGCGCTGTTCTGGGTCGCCGCCGGCATCGCGCTCCTCGCCTTCGCCGCGTACGCCGCGTTCGTGCCCGCGAGCGCGCAACGCACCCCCGGGCGCATCGACGTCGTCGGCATCATCGGCCTCGCCCTCGGTCTCGTGGGCGTGCTCATCGCCGTCTCGCGCGGCGGCGAATGGGGCTGGGGGGATGCGCGCACCCTGACCCTGCTGATCGGCGGCGTGGTCGTGCTGCTGATCTGGGGCGTGATCGAGCTGCGCGTGAAGGATCCGCTCGTCGACCTGCGCGTCAGCGTGCGCGGACCGGTGCTGCTCACGAACCTCGCCTCGGTCGCGATGGGCTTCGCGCTGTTCGCGTCGAACGTCGTGCTGCCGCAGTTGCTCGAGCTGCCGCGGGCGACCGGCATCGGACTGGGCCTGACCCTCACGGTCGCGGCGCTCATCCTCGCCCCCTCGGGCCTGGCGATGATGGCGATGTCGCCGGTCGCCGGCCGGGTCGAGCGCCGCTGGGGTCCGAAGCCGCTGCTCATCGTCGGCGCGGCCGTGCTCGCGCTGGCCTACGGTCTGGCGCTGCTTTTCCACGCCGAGGCGTGGCAGATCCTGCTGGTCAACATCGTGCTCGGCGTGGGCGTCGGCATGGGCTACGCGGCGATGCCCGCGCTCATCATGCAGGCTGTGCCCGCGCACGAGACCGGTGCGGCGAACGGACTCAACGCGCTCATGCGCTCGCTCGGCACGAGCATCGCCTCGGCCGTCGCCGGCGCCATCCTCGCCCAGTCGGTCACGACGGTCGGCGGGGTCACCGGGCCGAGCGAGGGCGGGTTCCTGCTCACGCTCGTGCTCGGACTCGGGGCGGCGGTGGTCTGCGTGATCGTCGCGGCGTTCATCCCGCGCCCGCGCGCCGACCAGAAGGGCTCGATCGAGCTCGGCTGA